One genomic window of Caballeronia sp. SBC1 includes the following:
- a CDS encoding DUF2249 domain-containing protein yields MQNPGDVLPILSQQYAFDARGVARRFRHAAIFGALDALEPGEVMRFVNDHDPLPLLAQIERHFGPRVDIGYVAREPGNIVIDFTVKAVD; encoded by the coding sequence ATGCAAAATCCAGGAGACGTCCTTCCTATTCTTTCCCAGCAGTACGCTTTCGATGCACGCGGCGTTGCCAGACGTTTTCGCCACGCGGCCATTTTCGGTGCGCTCGATGCGCTGGAGCCAGGCGAGGTGATGCGCTTTGTCAATGATCACGACCCGCTGCCGCTCCTGGCCCAGATCGAGCGTCATTTCGGGCCGCGCGTGGACATAGGATATGTCGCTCGTGAGCCGGGCAATATCGTGATTGACTTCACGGTGAAGGCGGTGGATTGA